In Fibrobacter sp. UWB15, the following proteins share a genomic window:
- a CDS encoding FISUMP domain-containing protein — MLEQLLELLLHSGEVACDPRDNHVYKTIRLYDDVTDTLTFFAENLNFGKMISGGNQQGDSTKYCYDDDPWYCENGWGGLYTWATAMAFPAVCDSSQMGSEKCPNTTDESRNTLVPHNSEYVVHRGICPEGWHIMNQGEWVAAINGHGAMNGSQYLSSEVWNEVMENPRGFSLLPAGSYDFTNGRFERIMEYGYYWIPREYSDEPEFLGSCTFVAHRSFNRYAEFEKKGALSIRCVKDY, encoded by the coding sequence GTGCTTGAACAATTGCTGGAGCTCCTTTTACATAGTGGGGAAGTCGCTTGTGATCCGCGCGATAATCATGTATATAAAACGATTCGTCTATATGACGATGTTACTGATACACTCACGTTTTTTGCGGAAAATCTGAATTTTGGTAAGATGATTTCTGGTGGAAATCAACAAGGTGATTCGACCAAATATTGTTATGATGACGATCCTTGGTATTGTGAAAATGGATGGGGTGGGCTTTATACCTGGGCTACCGCTATGGCTTTCCCCGCTGTTTGTGATTCTTCTCAAATGGGAAGTGAAAAATGCCCGAATACGACGGATGAGTCTAGGAATACTCTTGTACCACATAATTCGGAGTATGTTGTCCACCGGGGGATTTGCCCGGAAGGCTGGCACATTATGAATCAGGGGGAGTGGGTGGCTGCTATTAATGGGCATGGGGCGATGAATGGTAGTCAATATCTTAGTTCGGAGGTTTGGAATGAAGTCATGGAAAATCCGAGAGGTTTTTCTCTTTTGCCGGCAGGTTCATATGATTTTACAAATGGCCGGTTTGAAAGAATTATGGAATATGGGTATTATTGGATTCCAAGAGAATATTCTGATGAACCTGAATTTTTAGGAAGTTGCACCTTTGTTGCGCATCGTTCGTTTAATAGATATGCAGAATTCGAAAAAAAAGGTGCACTTTCTATTCGTTGCGTAAAGGATTACTAA
- a CDS encoding ATPase, whose amino-acid sequence MAEDLQYLMERIQKDAVDKAEKEAAAIIAKAKEKAADIVKAAEAEASARLEKADKDAEAFTERSERTLEQSARDLLLSVGKNLEKMIMDLLNLEVEKSLDESTVKSMLLTVAKSYTSDIEVDFSDADARKLSSFVMGEFKKQLSAGVKVESDKGVKFGFRIKLDGGKVTHEFTEAAMADALSALLRPQLARVVNAAAQAK is encoded by the coding sequence ATGGCAGAAGACTTGCAATACCTTATGGAACGCATCCAGAAAGATGCTGTCGATAAAGCAGAAAAAGAGGCGGCGGCTATCATTGCCAAGGCCAAGGAAAAGGCGGCCGATATCGTGAAGGCTGCCGAGGCCGAAGCGTCCGCCCGTCTGGAAAAGGCCGACAAGGACGCCGAAGCGTTCACGGAACGTAGCGAACGCACCCTTGAACAGTCCGCCCGCGACCTTTTGCTTTCGGTAGGCAAGAATCTCGAAAAGATGATTATGGACCTGTTGAACCTCGAGGTGGAGAAGTCCTTGGACGAATCCACCGTCAAGAGCATGCTCCTCACGGTAGCCAAGTCCTATACCTCCGACATCGAGGTGGATTTCTCCGACGCCGATGCCCGTAAGCTCAGCTCTTTCGTGATGGGCGAGTTCAAGAAGCAGCTTTCCGCCGGCGTGAAGGTCGAAAGCGACAAGGGTGTCAAGTTCGGTTTCCGCATCAAGCTCGATGGCGGCAAGGTTACCCACGAATTTACAGAAGCTGCAATGGCCGACGCTCTTTCGGCCCTGCTCCGTCCGCAACTTGCCAGAGTGGTAAACGCTGCCGCACAGGCGAAGTAA
- a CDS encoding V-type ATP synthase subunit I yields the protein MITPMKKVTVLTVAGAVEETLQALRTLEILHLTPLQAAAGAKLNHARGEMNRVQKALEVVPEKAPKGVTPVKDAAPAASLIDEIQNLVAESKQAEIDKEQAEEELSKLSMFKNLDPATAAALQAKGIYVKLYQLHDGKVPFELEGEGSIEEFGQDENGKYVAVVSRGEAPVAVKGNFTELTMPQKSLAEYREMEAKAKETLARVERRLGELSGARESIEDKLLEVGDDYRMVEAEASMVGDKNVAAVQGFCPAPRVGELEKAAREHGWGLLVDDPADGDDIPTLLTYSKLSRPMQFLYDIIGISPGYKEVDVSAVFLCFFSIFFAMIVGDSAYGLLFLGLALFARKKMPKANPAGFHFIYLMSIATIVWGVINASFLGLSPSLAGWTYYLDITNYGWLPEPLKNAMLWIRTSAPTDPAKFEAYKAFAQSITLLPESFVPKVAGASQMQHIQLFCFCIAVVHLSIAHVWNVCVRIKRKDSTFMAQVGWLIGCWVMFFLACQMVLGIDMPKFVIPMFIVEAVLLVLFTVPPKRLKQDFISIPMLVLDVVNSFTDVISYIRLFAVGMSGAAIAEAFNDMLSPLFGSAVGIAGAAFLLLFVHGLNIALAVMGVAVHAVRLNTLEFSNGLGQEWSGFAFAPFAKQKN from the coding sequence ATGATTACTCCTATGAAGAAAGTGACGGTGCTGACGGTTGCAGGTGCGGTTGAAGAGACGCTCCAGGCGCTCCGTACGCTTGAAATTTTGCACCTCACGCCTTTGCAGGCGGCTGCAGGCGCCAAGCTGAACCATGCCCGCGGCGAAATGAACCGCGTGCAGAAGGCCTTGGAAGTGGTGCCCGAGAAGGCCCCGAAGGGTGTGACTCCCGTGAAGGATGCCGCTCCTGCCGCAAGCCTTATCGATGAAATCCAGAACCTGGTTGCCGAAAGCAAGCAGGCGGAAATCGACAAGGAACAGGCCGAAGAGGAACTCTCCAAACTTTCCATGTTCAAGAACCTGGACCCCGCAACGGCAGCAGCCCTGCAGGCGAAGGGTATCTATGTCAAACTGTACCAGCTCCATGACGGTAAAGTCCCGTTCGAACTCGAGGGCGAAGGTTCTATCGAGGAATTCGGCCAGGATGAAAACGGCAAGTATGTAGCTGTCGTGAGCAGGGGAGAAGCCCCTGTGGCCGTGAAGGGCAACTTCACGGAACTCACGATGCCGCAGAAGTCGCTTGCCGAATACCGTGAAATGGAAGCGAAAGCCAAGGAAACGCTTGCCCGCGTCGAGCGTCGCCTGGGTGAACTTTCGGGTGCGCGCGAATCTATCGAGGACAAGCTCCTCGAAGTGGGTGACGACTACCGCATGGTCGAAGCCGAAGCCTCGATGGTGGGCGACAAGAACGTCGCCGCCGTGCAGGGCTTCTGTCCTGCACCTCGCGTGGGCGAACTCGAGAAGGCCGCCCGCGAGCACGGCTGGGGCCTCCTGGTGGACGACCCAGCCGACGGCGACGATATCCCGACGCTGTTGACCTACAGCAAGCTCAGCCGCCCCATGCAGTTCCTGTACGATATCATCGGCATTTCGCCGGGGTACAAGGAAGTGGACGTGTCGGCCGTGTTCCTTTGCTTCTTCAGCATCTTCTTTGCGATGATCGTGGGCGACTCGGCTTACGGCCTGTTGTTCCTCGGTCTGGCACTCTTTGCCCGCAAAAAGATGCCGAAGGCGAACCCTGCTGGTTTCCACTTTATCTACCTCATGAGCATCGCCACCATCGTGTGGGGTGTGATTAACGCAAGCTTCCTCGGGCTCAGCCCCTCGCTTGCGGGGTGGACGTATTACCTGGACATCACCAACTACGGCTGGTTGCCTGAACCGCTGAAGAACGCGATGCTCTGGATCCGCACAAGCGCCCCGACTGACCCGGCGAAGTTCGAAGCCTACAAGGCCTTCGCCCAGTCGATCACGCTGTTGCCCGAAAGCTTCGTGCCCAAGGTGGCGGGTGCCTCCCAGATGCAGCATATCCAGCTGTTCTGCTTCTGCATCGCCGTGGTCCACCTGAGTATCGCTCACGTGTGGAACGTCTGCGTGCGCATCAAGCGCAAGGACTCCACGTTCATGGCGCAGGTGGGCTGGCTCATCGGCTGCTGGGTGATGTTCTTCCTGGCCTGCCAGATGGTGCTCGGTATCGATATGCCGAAGTTCGTCATCCCGATGTTCATCGTGGAAGCGGTACTCCTGGTGCTCTTTACCGTGCCGCCCAAGAGGCTCAAGCAGGACTTCATCAGCATCCCGATGCTCGTGCTCGACGTGGTGAACAGCTTTACCGACGTGATCAGTTACATCCGTCTGTTCGCTGTGGGCATGTCCGGTGCGGCCATTGCCGAAGCGTTCAACGACATGCTTTCGCCGCTGTTCGGCTCCGCTGTCGGTATCGCTGGGGCTGCCTTCCTGCTGCTCTTCGTGCATGGCCTGAACATCGCGCTTGCGGTCATGGGCGTCGCCGTCCACGCGGTACGTCTGAATACACTCGAATTTTCAAATGGACTTGGCCAGGAATGGAGCGGATTCGCATTCGCGCCCTTCGCCAAGCAGAAAAATTAA
- a CDS encoding V-type ATP synthase subunit B, whose translation MHNVAYHRIERIAGSVITLRAEGVANQELAQVTSSFGTSLARVIRIDGDMVDLQVFAGARGISTDSEVRFLGEPMKVPYSEALLGRVFNGAGKPRDNGPEVDGERITIGGPSVNPAKRIIPKTMVRTGIPMIDVFNTLVVSQKLPIFSIAGEPYNELLARIALQAEVDVIILGGMGLKHDDYLYLKDFLEKNGALSRTVMFMHTASDPIVECLLVPDASLAVAEKFATEGKNVLVLLTDMTNFADAMKEIAITMEQIPSNRGYPGDLYSQLASRYEKAVDFEGSGSITILAVTTMPGDDVTHPVPDNTGYITEGQFYLRKGRIEPFGSLSRLKQQVNGKTRSDHRTIMNTMIQLYASYKETLEKQSMGFNMSNWDQKLLKYGARFEKEMMDLSVNIPLEKALDLGWEILADCFAPEETGIPTKMINEYWPKKG comes from the coding sequence ATGCATAATGTGGCATACCATCGTATTGAACGCATCGCCGGTTCCGTGATTACGCTCCGCGCCGAAGGTGTAGCAAACCAGGAACTTGCCCAGGTGACAAGCTCGTTCGGAACATCCCTTGCCCGCGTGATCCGTATTGACGGCGACATGGTGGACTTGCAGGTGTTCGCAGGTGCCCGTGGTATTTCCACCGACTCCGAAGTGCGCTTCCTTGGCGAACCGATGAAGGTTCCGTACAGCGAAGCCTTGCTTGGCCGTGTGTTTAACGGTGCTGGTAAGCCCCGCGACAACGGTCCCGAAGTGGACGGCGAACGCATTACTATCGGTGGCCCTTCCGTGAACCCCGCCAAGCGTATCATCCCGAAGACGATGGTGCGTACGGGTATCCCGATGATCGACGTGTTCAACACGCTCGTGGTTTCGCAGAAGCTCCCGATTTTCTCTATCGCCGGTGAACCTTACAACGAACTCTTGGCCCGTATCGCATTGCAGGCCGAAGTGGACGTGATTATCCTCGGCGGCATGGGCCTGAAGCACGATGACTACCTGTACTTGAAGGACTTCCTCGAAAAGAACGGTGCTCTTTCCCGTACGGTGATGTTCATGCACACCGCATCTGACCCGATTGTGGAATGCTTGCTTGTGCCGGATGCATCCCTCGCTGTGGCAGAAAAGTTCGCTACCGAAGGCAAGAACGTGCTCGTGCTCCTCACCGACATGACGAACTTTGCAGACGCCATGAAGGAAATCGCCATTACGATGGAACAGATTCCGTCGAACCGTGGTTATCCTGGCGACCTTTACTCTCAGCTTGCTAGCCGTTACGAAAAGGCTGTGGACTTCGAAGGTTCGGGCTCCATCACTATCCTTGCTGTTACGACCATGCCTGGCGACGACGTGACCCACCCGGTTCCGGATAACACCGGTTACATTACCGAAGGTCAGTTCTACCTGCGTAAGGGCCGTATCGAACCGTTCGGTTCTTTGAGCCGCTTGAAGCAGCAGGTGAACGGCAAGACCCGTAGCGACCACCGTACCATCATGAACACCATGATTCAGCTGTACGCAAGCTACAAGGAAACTTTGGAAAAACAGTCCATGGGCTTCAACATGAGTAACTGGGACCAGAAGCTGCTGAAATACGGTGCCCGTTTCGAGAAGGAAATGATGGACCTCTCCGTGAACATTCCTCTTGAAAAGGCTTTGGACCTTGGCTGGGAAATCCTTGCCGACTGCTTCGCTCCTGAAGAAACCGGTATTCCGACCAAGATGATCAACGAATATTGGCCCAAGAAGGGGTAA
- a CDS encoding DUF2764 family protein, whose protein sequence is MSSPSYLMASLPMIEFGDPAPLSMEDFRHRCIGVLSESEIAALDALLDDGECEECDDEFVRAYKAHEIQMKNVSGRLRASAWGPDIRFTEKSFPGYDVAFAKMIQDAFAKSNPMEKEQDIDKARFWLVDSLAGVGEGTVKHVYAYAIKLKICERWARLSEQAGDAAVLNVINANDPAYASAAAQE, encoded by the coding sequence ATGAGCAGTCCTTCTTACTTGATGGCATCTCTTCCGATGATTGAGTTTGGCGATCCAGCCCCGCTCAGTATGGAAGATTTTCGCCACCGCTGCATCGGCGTGCTGTCCGAGTCGGAAATTGCGGCTCTGGACGCGCTTCTGGATGACGGTGAATGCGAAGAGTGCGACGACGAGTTCGTGCGCGCCTACAAGGCCCACGAAATCCAGATGAAGAACGTTTCGGGCAGGCTCCGTGCAAGCGCATGGGGGCCCGATATCCGTTTTACGGAAAAGTCCTTCCCGGGTTACGATGTCGCCTTTGCCAAGATGATTCAAGATGCGTTTGCCAAGTCGAATCCTATGGAAAAAGAGCAGGATATCGACAAGGCCCGTTTCTGGCTTGTGGACTCGCTCGCAGGTGTGGGCGAGGGTACCGTCAAGCATGTTTACGCTTATGCGATCAAACTGAAGATTTGTGAACGTTGGGCGCGCCTCTCCGAACAAGCGGGCGACGCTGCCGTGTTGAATGTTATTAATGCAAACGATCCTGCATACGCCTCTGCGGCGGCACAGGAATGA
- a CDS encoding V-type ATP synthase subunit D, translated as MAKVKLTKNALKAERDALKRFQRYLPTLLLKKQQLQMEMRTLQERVMAKREEEDKLRKSMASWISLFAEPIEWSKYLSVKEVRQGEGNIAGVKIPTYDGVDFNISIPDFFTTPVWLDDGIRSLQGLISLRLERRVLEKQYELLSKELRTTSQRVNLFEKVKIPEAKENIRVINIFLGDQQTSGVARSKLAKGKATARTAAQDALAKEAAA; from the coding sequence ATGGCGAAGGTCAAGTTAACAAAGAACGCCCTCAAGGCGGAACGCGACGCATTGAAGCGCTTCCAGCGCTATCTGCCGACGTTGCTCTTGAAAAAGCAGCAGCTGCAGATGGAAATGCGCACGCTCCAGGAGAGGGTGATGGCTAAGCGAGAAGAGGAGGACAAGCTCCGCAAGAGCATGGCTTCCTGGATTTCGCTGTTTGCCGAACCCATCGAATGGTCAAAGTACCTGTCGGTGAAGGAAGTGCGCCAGGGCGAAGGTAACATCGCCGGCGTGAAGATTCCGACATACGACGGGGTAGATTTTAATATTTCGATTCCGGATTTCTTTACCACGCCCGTGTGGCTGGACGACGGTATCAGAAGCCTCCAGGGCCTGATTTCGCTGCGTCTCGAACGCCGCGTGCTCGAAAAGCAATACGAGCTCCTCTCGAAGGAACTGCGTACCACGAGCCAGCGCGTGAACCTGTTCGAGAAGGTGAAGATTCCCGAAGCGAAGGAAAATATCCGCGTCATCAACATCTTCCTGGGCGACCAGCAGACCAGTGGCGTTGCCCGCAGCAAGCTTGCCAAGGGTAAGGCTACCGCCCGTACCGCTGCCCAGGATGCACTCGCGAAGGAGGCCGCCGCATGA
- a CDS encoding V-type ATP synthase subunit K (produces ATP from ADP in the presence of a proton gradient across the membrane; the K subunit is a nonenzymatic component which binds the dimeric form by interacting with the G and E subunits), with the protein MEPNTMVTLAKMGAAAALGIAAMGSALGCGTAGMSAITMWKKAYAQGKSALFTLLVFVGAPISQTIYGMLLMNFILSKAAESGFTNWGGCLGAGIFGGLGMMASAWYQGKSAAVACDALGETGKGMVNYLMVLGIVETVALFVLVFSMMVL; encoded by the coding sequence ATGGAACCGAATACAATGGTTACTCTCGCTAAAATGGGTGCTGCTGCCGCTCTCGGCATTGCGGCAATGGGCTCCGCCCTTGGTTGCGGAACGGCTGGTATGTCCGCCATCACCATGTGGAAGAAGGCTTATGCCCAGGGCAAGAGCGCTCTCTTCACCTTGCTGGTGTTCGTGGGTGCCCCGATTTCCCAGACGATTTACGGCATGCTCTTGATGAACTTCATCCTGAGCAAGGCTGCCGAAAGCGGCTTTACCAACTGGGGCGGCTGCCTCGGCGCCGGTATCTTCGGCGGGCTTGGCATGATGGCCTCTGCCTGGTACCAGGGCAAGTCCGCGGCCGTGGCCTGCGACGCCCTCGGTGAAACTGGCAAGGGCATGGTGAACTACCTGATGGTGCTCGGTATCGTGGAAACCGTGGCCCTGTTCGTTCTCGTGTTCTCCATGATGGTGCTTTAA
- a CDS encoding DUF3990 domain-containing protein, whose protein sequence is MIVYHGSNVVVDKPDVEHSFRPLDFGKGFYVTTVREQAVRWAHRKIDILKDGNLKPILNVYDMDDVPAALSVKTFPDDLEEWIDFVCKCRDGSLEYAQYDVIMGKVANDKVFRVVDMYHSGIWDMPRALKEIKAYPTYDQIAFITQKAIDAVLKYKGCEEV, encoded by the coding sequence ATGATCGTCTATCATGGTTCGAACGTTGTTGTTGACAAGCCGGATGTTGAGCATTCTTTTCGACCGCTTGATTTCGGAAAGGGATTCTATGTCACGACGGTGCGTGAACAGGCTGTCCGTTGGGCGCACAGGAAAATCGATATTCTAAAGGATGGGAACCTGAAGCCGATATTGAATGTCTATGACATGGACGATGTCCCTGCCGCACTCTCCGTTAAGACGTTCCCCGATGATTTAGAGGAATGGATTGATTTCGTGTGCAAATGCCGCGATGGTTCCTTGGAATATGCCCAATACGATGTAATTATGGGCAAGGTCGCAAATGACAAGGTTTTCCGTGTAGTGGATATGTATCACTCCGGTATCTGGGATATGCCGCGGGCATTGAAGGAAATAAAGGCTTATCCGACTTACGACCAGATTGCCTTTATCACGCAAAAGGCTATTGATGCGGTCCTGAAATACAAGGGTTGCGAAGAGGTGTAA
- a CDS encoding DUF3791 domain-containing protein, protein MVQESFEFVVYMIHACANKWNRLPSFVYRKLAESGCIQKFLVPNYEILHTQSTDFVVSDIEEYLNVRKVAV, encoded by the coding sequence ATGGTTCAGGAATCTTTTGAATTTGTCGTGTATATGATTCACGCTTGCGCAAACAAGTGGAATCGTTTGCCGTCTTTTGTGTATCGAAAGCTGGCTGAGTCAGGCTGTATTCAGAAATTCCTTGTTCCCAATTACGAAATTTTGCATACGCAGAGCACTGATTTCGTCGTCAGCGATATTGAAGAATATCTGAACGTCCGTAAGGTGGCCGTATGA
- a CDS encoding V-type ATP synthase subunit A, whose product MASIGKIIGVNGNLIRVKFESAVSQNEVAYAKLTQKNKDGKSEVIPLKSEVIRIRGDYAELQVFEDTTGLKTGDEVEFTGELLSVELGPGLLTQVFDGLQNPLPKLAEECGFFLQRGKYLKALPRDKKWAFTPVAKVGDVVVAGDTLGTVPEGVFTHRIMVPFRLLGKWTVESVSAAGEFTVETVVAKLKNAHGETQDVTMVQTWPVKMPIKAYEERLRPSKPLTMQQRIIDTFFPVMQGGTFCTPGPFGAGKTVLQQLMSRYADVDIVILAACGERAGEVVETLREFPELIDPRTGKSLMERTLIICNTSSMPVAAREASVYTGVTLAEYYRQMGLNVLLLADSTSRWAQALREMSGRLEEIPGEEAFPAYLESVIAAFYERGGVVRLKDGSTGSVTICGSVSPAGGNFEEPVTQATLKVVGAFLGLSRERSDQRRFPAIHPLDSWSKYEGIIDSKKVAEARHILANGVDVNNMMKVVGEEGTSIDDFVIYLKSEYLDAVYLQQDAYNEIDAACSAERQKYVFDKVYTILKTPMKFSEKDVARTFFLKLTQSTKDWNRVKFDSQEFKDLEQSIFASVKEVSANA is encoded by the coding sequence ATGGCTAGTATCGGAAAAATCATCGGCGTCAACGGTAACCTGATTCGCGTCAAGTTCGAAAGCGCCGTGTCCCAGAACGAAGTGGCGTATGCCAAGCTTACTCAGAAAAACAAGGACGGCAAGTCCGAAGTTATCCCCCTCAAGAGCGAAGTCATCCGTATCCGCGGCGACTACGCCGAACTCCAGGTGTTCGAAGACACCACGGGGCTCAAGACGGGTGACGAGGTGGAATTCACCGGCGAACTTTTGTCCGTAGAACTTGGCCCCGGCCTTTTGACCCAGGTCTTTGACGGTCTGCAGAACCCGCTCCCGAAGCTTGCCGAAGAATGCGGCTTCTTCCTGCAGCGCGGTAAGTATTTGAAGGCGCTCCCCCGCGACAAGAAGTGGGCATTTACCCCGGTCGCGAAGGTGGGCGATGTGGTGGTCGCGGGCGATACGCTGGGCACCGTTCCCGAAGGCGTGTTCACGCACCGCATCATGGTGCCGTTCCGCCTGCTGGGCAAGTGGACCGTGGAATCGGTCTCTGCCGCTGGCGAATTCACTGTAGAAACTGTTGTTGCTAAGCTCAAGAATGCTCACGGCGAAACCCAGGACGTGACGATGGTGCAGACCTGGCCGGTGAAGATGCCGATCAAGGCCTATGAAGAACGCCTGCGCCCGAGCAAGCCCCTCACCATGCAGCAGCGCATTATCGACACGTTCTTCCCCGTGATGCAGGGCGGTACGTTCTGTACGCCGGGCCCCTTCGGTGCCGGTAAGACCGTGCTCCAGCAGCTTATGAGCCGCTACGCCGACGTGGATATCGTGATCTTGGCCGCTTGCGGTGAACGTGCAGGTGAAGTGGTGGAAACCCTCCGCGAATTCCCTGAACTGATTGACCCGCGTACCGGCAAGTCCCTCATGGAACGTACGCTGATTATTTGTAACACGTCTTCGATGCCGGTGGCTGCCCGTGAAGCTTCCGTTTATACGGGCGTGACTCTCGCCGAATACTACCGCCAGATGGGCCTGAACGTGCTCCTCTTGGCTGACTCAACCTCTCGTTGGGCTCAGGCTCTGCGTGAAATGAGCGGCCGTTTGGAAGAAATTCCGGGTGAAGAAGCCTTCCCGGCCTACCTCGAATCCGTGATTGCCGCCTTCTATGAACGCGGTGGCGTGGTACGCCTTAAGGACGGCTCTACCGGTTCCGTGACGATTTGCGGTTCCGTGTCGCCGGCAGGTGGTAACTTCGAAGAACCGGTGACCCAGGCCACCCTGAAGGTGGTGGGCGCATTCCTCGGCCTTTCCCGTGAACGTTCCGACCAGCGCCGCTTCCCGGCCATCCACCCGTTGGATTCCTGGTCCAAGTACGAAGGCATTATCGATTCCAAGAAGGTTGCCGAAGCCCGTCACATCCTCGCAAACGGCGTGGACGTGAACAACATGATGAAGGTGGTGGGCGAAGAAGGTACTTCGATCGACGACTTCGTGATTTACCTGAAGTCCGAATACCTCGATGCCGTTTACCTGCAGCAGGACGCCTATAACGAAATCGACGCCGCCTGCTCCGCCGAACGCCAGAAGTACGTGTTCGACAAGGTTTACACCATCCTCAAGACCCCGATGAAGTTCAGCGAGAAGGACGTCGCCCGTACGTTCTTCCTCAAGCTCACTCAGTCGACAAAGGACTGGAACCGCGTCAAGTTCGATTCCCAGGAATTCAAGGACCTTGAACAAAGTATTTTCGCTTCCGTGAAGGAGGTTTCCGCTAATGCATAA
- a CDS encoding V-type ATP synthase subunit K (produces ATP from ADP in the presence of a proton gradient across the membrane; the K subunit is a nonenzymatic component which binds the dimeric form by interacting with the G and E subunits): MDQAQLLTLAKLGAVAALGLAAVGSALGCGTAGMAAIGAWKKAYLKGKNALFTLLIFVGAPIAQTIYGMLLMMYILNKSQAAPANWAAYLGVGIFGGIGMMASAWYVGKSAADACNALGETGKGLVNYLMVLGVGETVALFVMVFSMMLVS; this comes from the coding sequence ATGGATCAAGCTCAACTTTTAACGCTCGCGAAACTCGGCGCGGTGGCGGCCCTGGGCCTTGCCGCGGTGGGTTCTGCGCTGGGCTGCGGGACTGCCGGCATGGCGGCCATCGGGGCCTGGAAAAAGGCGTATCTCAAGGGTAAGAACGCGCTGTTTACGCTGCTCATCTTCGTGGGCGCGCCGATTGCGCAGACAATCTACGGCATGTTGCTGATGATGTACATCCTGAACAAGTCCCAGGCGGCTCCGGCCAACTGGGCTGCATACCTGGGTGTGGGCATCTTCGGTGGCATCGGCATGATGGCCTCTGCCTGGTACGTGGGCAAGTCCGCTGCGGACGCCTGCAACGCCCTCGGCGAAACCGGCAAGGGCCTGGTGAACTACCTGATGGTCTTGGGCGTCGGCGAAACCGTCGCACTGTTCGTCATGGTGTTCTCCATGATGCTGGTATCGTAG
- a CDS encoding DUF3791 domain-containing protein, with amino-acid sequence MDKKLIRYTVACVNEFAANKSLTEKQAFDYLCNHGAMDFLVEFYDVEHTLSFEDAINDLTLVSQQNGGKIQ; translated from the coding sequence ATGGACAAGAAACTGATCAGATATACCGTTGCATGCGTCAACGAGTTCGCCGCAAACAAGAGCCTCACCGAAAAGCAGGCTTTTGATTATCTATGCAATCACGGAGCGATGGATTTCCTTGTCGAATTCTACGATGTGGAGCATACGCTTTCATTTGAAGACGCCATCAACGACCTGACGCTAGTCAGCCAGCAGAACGGAGGGAAGATACAGTGA